DNA from Mucilaginibacter mallensis:
AAGGCGGCACCATGCGCCTGGGAGCTTATCCATGCGATTTGAAAAAGAACAGTAAGGCTGCGGCTATATATGGCAAAGCACATATCAGCGAACGCCACAGGCACCGCTATGAGTTTAATAATACCTACCTGAAAGACTATGAAAACGCTGGTTTAATGCCATCAGGCATCAACCCGGAAAACAATCTGGTTGAGATTGTTGAACTTAAAAACCACCCGTTTTTCATAGGCGCGCAATTTCACCCGGAATTAAAATCAACTGTTGCAAATCCTCACCCACTTTTTATTAACTTTGTCGCCGCTTCGCTGGCTTACGCCCGCAAGAAATAAGTAATTGTTGAACACATAATGGATAGAAATTCGTTCACAGGATTATTCCTGATCATGCTGATAGTTTTTGGCTCGTTTTATTTGATGAAACCATCAAAACAAGAGATCAAAAAAGAACAGGAAAGACAGCATATTGACTCTTTAAAAAAGGCAGGTAAAATTGTTACCCCTGCCACAGCAGCTAAAGCTGATACCAGTAAAGTTGCCGTTAAGCTTGATTCCGCGCAATTAAAAGGTGCTTTCGGACCAGCATTAGCAGGTACTGAAAAATTTATCACACTTGAAAATAAAGACCTACGCTTAAAGTTAACTACTCACGGCGGCAGAATATATTCAGTTGAGTTAAAGAACTTTAAAACATTTGACGGCAAGCCGCTCATTTTATTTGATGGCACGCAAAACAGCTTTGGTATAAACCTGGCTGCCGAAAACAAGAACTTTGATACCAACAACCTGTATTTTACATCGGCTACAAGCGGCATTACCGTTGCTGATAAGGATTCAGGATCAGTTACCCTGCGTTTAAACTACAGCGCAACCCAGTATATAGACTATATTTATACACTGAACGGCACTGGTTACAAAGTAGGTTTCACCATTAAACCAACCGGGCTTGATAATGTGGTTGCCAACAGCAACACGCTTAACATTAACTGGACAGCCTACCTGAAAAAACAGGAAAAGGACATGGAGTTGGAGCGCCGCTATTCAACCGTATACTATAAAACGCTTGATGATAACGTTGATTACCTGAGCGAAAACAAGGATGATCAAAAAGATATCACCGATGGTAAAGCACAGTGGGTTTCATTTAAAGGGCACTTTTTCTCTGATGTTATTTTAGCAAACAACGGTTTTGCAAAAACAAATATTTCAGTTGCAATTGATACCAGCGACCACGTAAATACCAAACAAATGAAGGCCGACCTGCAGCTTGCAAAAAGCGCTGACGGCACCTTCCCTATGAGCTTTTACTTTGAGCCGAACCAGTTCCACATGCTGCAAGCCGAAGGTTATAGCCTGGAGAAACAGATCAACTTAGGTCCGGGTCCGTTAAAGTATATCAACAGGTTTGCTACGCTGCCGGTATTTGATTTCCTTAAACAGTTTAACTGGAACTACGGCTTAATCATATTAGCGCTTACCGTTATATTAAAGCTGGTTTTATCGCCGCTTACTTATAAGTCATACTTATCGATGGCCAAAATGAGGGTGTTGAAACCTGAAATGGACGAGATAAAAGCTAAAGTTGGTGAAGATAACCCTACGCTGTTACAACAGGAATACCTGAAGCTCTATAAAAAGGCCGGGGTAAATCCATTGGGTGGATGTTTGCCGTTATTGATACAGATGCCGATAGTTTTCGCATTCTTCCGCTTTTTCCCAAGCTTATTTGAGCTGCGTGGCCAGAGCTTCCTGTGGATGCATGACTTATCAACGTATGATGCTGTAATAACTTTCACCCGTATCCCAGTGATCGGTATAGATCACTTGAGTTTGATGTGTTTGCTGATGACCATATCTACATTAATCTATACCTACTTTAATAATCAGATCTCAGGTGCTACAGGCCAGATGAAATATATCGGTTATATCACCCCCGTTATATTCCTGGTTACGCTGAACAGCTACCCTGCTGGTTTGAATTACTATTACTTCTTGGCGAACATGTTAACCTTCCTGCAACAATACCTAATCAGGTTTATGGTTGATGACAAGAAGATACATGCGCAGATACAGGAAAACAAAAAGAAACCTGAGGATACCAAAAAGAAGAAATCAGGCTTCCAGGCACGTATGGAAGAAATGATGAAACAAAAACAACTGGCGGATACTAAGAAGAAGTAGTTTTTGAGTCAGGAAAGACCGTAAGTCAGCAAGTCTGAAAGTTTAAAAATACAAGACCCCGTTAGGTATACCTAACGGGGTCTTTTGCTACACATCTTCCGGACTTGCTGACTTACGGTCTTTTCCGACTTACTGACTTACGGTCTTTTTCAAAAAAACACTAACATTATTAGCAATAACTTATTACATTTACGCCATGTATGCAATTGTTGATATTGAGACCACCGGGGGGCATGCCAGCGCCAATGGCATAACGGAAATTGCCATATGCATACATAATGGCAAAAAGATAATAGAACGCTATTCAACCCTGGTTAATCCACAACGGGATATCCCTATCTACATCAGCGCGTTAACGGGTATCACCAATGATATGGTGCGTGATGCTCCATTATTTGAGGATGTGGCCCATGACGTTTATCACCTGCTTAACGGTAAAATATTTGTAGCCCACAACGTAAATTTCGATCATTCATTTGTGCGCCATCATTTGCTGGCATCCGGCTACGATCTGCAATGCAATAAACTGTGTACCGTAAGGCTTGGGCGTAAAATACTGCCGGGGCTGCCATCATACAGCTTAGGTAAGCTATGTCATCATTTGGGTATTACCAATGAAAGCCGTCACCGTGCCGCAGGTGATGCCGAAGCTACTTCACAACTCTTTACCCTGCTACTGCAAAGCGATAAAGGCAACCATATTCCTGATGCGTTAAAACAACGATCAAAGGAACAGGTGCTCCCACCCCATTTGCCTAAAAATGACCTGGAACAATTACCCAACATGCCCGGTGTATATTATTTCCATGATCAAAAAGGGAAAGTAATATATGTGGGCAAGGCCAAAAATCTTAAAAAACGAGTAAGCAGTCATTTTACCGGTAATAACCCGGGCTTACAGCGACAGGAATTTCTGCGCAATATCTGCCACATCACCTACCAGCAATGCGGCACGGAGCTGATTGCATTTGTATTGGAAGCTGTTGAAATAAAACGCCTGTGGCCCAAATATAATCGTTCGTTAAAACGTTTTGAGCATGCCTATGCCCTGTATGCATTTGAAGATCAGAGCGGCTACCTGCGCTTAGCTGTAGATAAACACCGCAAATACAATACGCCATTATATACCTGCAACTCTTTACTTGAAGGCCACAGCTTACTGGTTAAGTTAATTGAAACCTTCGACCTTTGCCCAAAGCTGTGTTTTATACAGCGCAATACCGAACCTTGTACAGGAAATACCAAAACATCATGCGCCTGTACAGGCCATGAAAGTGCCGATGATTACAACAAAAAGGTAAACCTGGCCATTGATGAATTAAAACAGGCATTACCCACCTACGCTATCCGCGATGAAGGTCGCACAGGTGAAGAAAACAGTTGTATCCTGATTGAAAAAGGGCAGTTTTACGGCATGGGTTATATCTCCCATTATTTTGATGTAGATAACCTGCAGCAACTAAAAAATCACCTCACACCCTACCCGGGTAATGATTATATAAAGAATATGGTATCCAACTACGCCACTAGATTTCCGGAGCGGAAGGTGGTGTTTGCCTAAGTATTATTTTACTATCCACATTGTCATTTCGAACGATAGTGAGAAATCTTCTGCACTATGCATAGTCCGCAATTCTGTTGAAGAAGATTTCTCACTATCGTTCGAAATGAAATTTTAATTTTTCTTTAGTAAGCTATAGAGCATACCTTCATTAACCTTTACATTTTTATCAATTACAGAAAGCACTACTAAGTATAAATTGTGATTACGTTTAACAAAAATAATTTCTAACGGCAAACTAATATTGTCCGTTTTTTCCCTCATCTTACCATAAAAGTCTAATGGGCTATCTTTATCGTTTTGTATAGAAAAATATTTAAAGTCTGAATGATAATAGGCGATGCTATCGTTTTTTTCAATAACATGAGTTTTGTTACCAGATAAAGTAAGTAATACTTCTTTTATAGAATCAGGTATACCCATTCTGTAATGAATCTCAAATGGACTTTCTTCGTCTATTGCAGTAAATACATGATAACCACCTAAAGGATTACCTGTATCAATATATTGATTGCCTTGTATTGATGCCTTAAGTTTCAATTTATCTATAATTCCAATTTTATATAGAATTATACGATATTTTTTATCATAAGTGAATTCTGAAACAGGGTTACGTGTTTTACTATAGGTTGAATGTTGTAAAAGCAAGCGATCATCGTGATTTAAGATTTGTTCATACTCTTTTGGAACTTGCTTAAGATTTTTTAATTGATCCGCCTCAATAGCCTTGCGAGCATTATTACCTGCGATAATAAAACCAATAAATAAGATAGAAAAAACTGAAATTATAATTAATAATGATTTTTTCATAGTATAATTTCAATAATTAAATATATGCTTATATCACCCCAGCCTTTTCCAACTCCACTTCCATTTGCTGTTGCATTTTCAGCGCCTCGGCCCTTGCCGCATCAGCAAAATCCTCGCCGTTGCTGGCATATATAATGGAGCGTGATGCATTAACCAGCAGACCACAATCCTTGTTCATGCCGTATTTACAAACATCCTCTAGGCTACCGCCCTGTGCACCTACGCCGGGTACCAGTAAAAAGTTATCGGGAGCGAATTTGCGGATATTGGTAAACTCGGTGCTTTTGGTAGCACCTACTACATACATAATACGGTCGGCACCGGCCCAGGTATTGGCTTTTTGTATAACGGTTTCATATAAAAATCCGTTCTCCGTAGTTAAATACTGAAAGTCCTTACTCCCAACCGATGAGGTAAGCGCCAGTATGATGATCCATTTATTATCATAAGCTAAATAAGGCGTAACGCTGTCGTTACCCATATAAGGTGTTACGGTTATGGCATCAAAACCCATCCCTGACGATGCTTCATCAAAAAATGCCTTTGCATATTTATCTGATGTGTTGCCTATATCGCCACGCTTGGCATCAATAATACTTAAACAATCCTTTGGCAAATACTCCCAGGTAGCTATTAAACTCTGTAAACCCTTTACGCCATAAGCTTCGTAAAAAGCTGAATTGGGTTTATAGGCCACGCACAAATCCTGTGTAGCATCAATTATACGTTTATTAAATTCAAATATAGGATCAGGGTATGCCTTTAAAAACGAGGGGATTTTCTCAATATCTGTATCAAGACCAACACATAAAAATGATCTTTTCTGTTTTATCTGGTCTATAAGCTGCTGGCGGGAAATCATGGTAGGAATATTATTTTTTTTACAGCGTCAAAAAAACTAAAAAATAATCTAAGTGTTAAATTAACAATGATATTTATTTTAAAAGTTTGTATTTCAAAATAATTTAATTACAATTGCATCGTTTTCCTTTTGAATTTTTCTTGCACTAAAGAAACAATTAAAACTCCACGTTATTTATTACTAGTACATGGTTTTAGATGTTGCATAACAAAGTTAGTGGGATAAACTTCTTTCAGATAAATATTCAGGTGTAATCGTATTAAATATTGATTAACAAAAACACACAGCTTATTTATTGTTGAAAAACAAATAAACAATAAAAATCTTTTTTGAACTATAATCCATCTCATGTCTGGTACAATTGAATTGAACGACAAACTCGTTTCGGAGTTGCGCGAAATTGCAAAAAGTTTAGGTATCGCTGACGCTGACGAACTTAGAAAAGCTCAGCTTATCACCGCTATTGTTGAACAGCAAAATTTGATAGAAGCCGCAAGGGCTCAGCAAAATGCTGTTGCAAACAATTACGCTCCCATCTCATCAGAAAGCACTGAAACAGTAGCTGATGCCGGTGAAAAATCACGTAAAAGAGTACGTACTATAAAAACTAAAAATAGCACCGCCCCACGCATTGAGGTGCCGCTTGATGATACAAACCTGTTTGATATAGCCGATGATGAGGCCCAGGCAGACGAGGCAGAAACAGAAGCTCCTGCAGAAGTTGAAGCTCCCGTTAGTCAACAAGGCCAACCTGATGATGTTGCTCCAAAAACTGAGGAAATTGTTGCTGAAGCACGCCCTCAAAAATTTGAGCGCCGCATAAACAGCAACCAGAACAACGGTAATGGTCAGTCAAAAAATCAGGAACCAGCTATAAACCTTGATTTTGATAATGTTATTATAAATGAAGGCGTGTTAGAAATTATGCCTGATGGCTATGGTTTCTTACGCTCATCTGATTATAACTATCTTACCTCTCCTGATGATATTTATGTATCGCAATCGCAGATAAAATTGTTCGGTCTTAAAACCGGCGATACTGTGCGCGGCAGCATAAGGCCACCAAAAGAAGGTGAAAAATACTTCCCTTTGGTACGTGTTGAGGCTATTAATGGCCGTATACCTGCTGAAGTACGTGACCGTGTACCTTTCGACCACTTAACGCCACTCTTCCCATCAGAAAAGCTGAGCCTGTTTACTGATGCGGGTAACTATTCAACCCGTATTATGGACCTGTTCTCGCCTATTGGTAAAGGGCAGCGTGGTTTAATTGTGGCACAGCCTAAAACTGGTAAAACCATGTTACTAAAGGATGTTGCTAACGCGATTGCAAAAAATCATCCCGAAGTATACCTGATCATCCTGTTAATTGATGAGCGCCCTGAGGAGGTTACCGATATGGCCCGCAGCGTGCGTGCCGAAGTTGTTTCATCAACATTTGATGAACCTGCTGAGCGCCACGTAAAAATTGCCAACATCGTGCTTGAAAAAGCAAAACGTATGGTTGAGTGCGGTCATGATGTAGTTATCCTGCTGGATTCTATCACACGCCTTGCACGTGCTTACAATACAGTTGCACCGGCATCAGGTAAAATATTATCGGGTGGTGTTGATGCAAACGCATTACATAAGCCTAAACGCTTTTTTGGTGCCGCACGTAACATTGAGGATGGTGGTTCATTAACCATTATAGCTACAGCGCTTACCGAAACCGGCTCAAAAATGGATGAGGTTATCTTTGAAGAGTTTAAAGGTACAGGTAATATGGAGCTGCAGCTGGATCGTAAGTTGTCTAACAAACGTATATTCCCGGCTATTGATATTACCGCTTCAAGTACCCGTCGTGACGATCTGTTGCTTGACCGCGACACCTTACAACGTATCTGGATATTGCGTAACCACTTGGCTGATATGAACTCTCAGGAATCAATGGAGTTTTTACAGGCGCAAATTAGGGGAACAAAAACTAATGAAGAATTTCTCATATCAATGAATTCATAATATTTTTGTATTTATGGAGTTATTATTTTAACTCATAACTTCATAAATACTTAATATAATTCTGATACCTTCATGCCATAATGAAGAAGCGAGTGAAAAAACACCTTCCAAATGCCATAACCTGTGCCAACCTGTTCAGCGGTTGTGTAGGAATCGTTTTCGCCTTTCAAGGCGAACTGGTAATAGCATCATATGCCATCTTTCTTTCAGCTATTTTTGATTTTTTCGATGGCCTGGCCTCACGTGTACTGCAATCCTATTCGGGTATAGGTAAAGACCTGGATTCGCTAGCCGACCTGGTGAGCTTTGGTTTTTTACCCGCAGCTATATTATATGAGCTATTTTTACAAAGCCCTCAAATAAATAATATCAGCCCATACTTAAATTTTATACCTTTTGCAATAGTCATATTTTCGGCACTGCGATTGGCTAAGTTTAATGTTGACACCCGGCAGGCGGAGATCTTTATTGGCTTACCAACTCCTGCAAATGCTATATTAATAGCTTCGCTCCCGCTAACTATGGAGCAGCACAGCCGTTCATCACACTATATTTTAAACCAGTATGGTTTATCAGTTTTGGTACTGGTAATGTGCGCTTTATTAGTTGCTGAGCTGCCATTAATGTCCCTTAAATTCAAGAACCGCGACTTCAACCAAAATATTTATCGCTATTTACTGCTACTATTTTCGGCTATATTGATTCTATTTTTTAAATTCGCGGCAGTTCCGGTGGTTATACTTTTCTATATCACCTTATCAATAATTCAATTCAAAATAGCACATGATAAAGTTCCAGGCTGAAATAGATGTAATGCCAAAGAAAGAAATTCTTGACCCTCAGGGAAAAGCAGTAACAGGCAGCATGAAAAACCTTGGTTTAGCCGAAATACAAAATATACGTATAGGCAAACATATTTCACTTGAAATTGAAGCCCCTACTGCTGAAATAGCCCACGCTAAAGTTGAAGAAGCCTGTAAAAACTTATTGGCTAACTTAATAATGGAAAGCTATACGTTTAAAATAGAGGCGGTTTAAAGATTAGCCTCTTTTTCGGTTTTTACCAGTTCAAGGGCAGCCAGGTTATCAGCCATCATATCATTTAACTGATTAAATTTGGCTGTTATCTCTGCCGGATCAGGGCTAGCTGATTTACATAGTATTTCCAGTTCCTGCACCAACGTTTGGCTATAGAACATACCGAAGAAACTCAGGTTGGCTTTTACTTTATGGGCAGCCGCAGCAGCGGTAGGCCACTCGTTACCGGCAATAGCATTTCCAATATCCTGTAATAAACCAGGCACCTGATCCAAAAACATGGTTATAGATTCAACGATAAACTCATTGCTGCCATCGGCAATATCATATAATGTTGATAGATCAATATCTTTATCTGGTGAAGTGTCAGGCATATAATAATTAGTTGTACTTCAAAAATATAACTTTTTTACAATTAAGGTGTCCCGCAACTCATTTTTCAATTGTAATATAGTTTTATTATAGTTCGGGTGTATTAAATCGGGGGCAATATCACTGAGTGGCTCAAGGGTAAACCTCCTTTTGTGTAATTCGGGGTGCGGCACCTGCAGGCCATCCTCACTAATAATATCCGAGCCATAAAACAATATATCAATATCAATAGTCCGCGATCCCCACTTTTCCTCCCTTTTTCTTCCAAGGATCAGTTCAATATTTAATATCTTTTTAAGAACATCCTGTGCCGGGATATCGGTTTTTAAAAATATTACCTGATTTAGGTAATCAGGCGCATCACTCTTACCCCATGATTGCGTTTCATATACAGGTGATATTTTTATAACCGGTGCTATATCTGCTTCAATATAGCGGATTGCCTCATCCATAAACAGCTTTCTATCACCAAGGTTACTGCCTAACAGTAAATAAACATCAATCATTGTTGTAACAAATATTATGGACAAAGCTCTTAATATTATACGGTATTGAATTACTAAGTTTGCATAAATAATGTATTTATAACTTTTAATGAAACAATTCTTCAAATTCGTCCTTGCCAGCTTCTTTGGCCTTCTGTTAACTATAGTTATTATTATATTAATTTTCATAGCTTATATAGCTTCATCAGGCAATAATAAAAGCGCTGAGGTTGATTCAGATTCAGTTTTACATATTCAATTTACCAAGGATATTCCGGAACGTACACCTTCAAACCCATTTTCAGGCTTAGGCTTTTTAGGGCTTGATGAGGATAGGGACATCGGCCTTAATGATATATTGGCCAACATAAAAAAGGCCAAAACTGACGATAATATTAAAGGCATATTTTTAGATGAAAGCGACATGATGTCGGGCCAGGCTACCGTTGAAGAAGTACGCAATGCCCTGATCGACTTTAAGAAATCAGGCAAGTTCATTATTGCCTATTCCGAGGTTTATACACAACAATTTTATTATCTGGCATCAGTAGCCGATAAAATCTACATCAACCCTAAAGGTATTTTTGAATTTAAGGGTTTCAGCTCGCAGATTACCTTTTTAAAAGGCGCTATGGATAAATTGGGTATCGAGGCACAAATTATTAAAGTAGGCACCTATAAAAGTGCGGTTGAACCTTATTTTCTTACTAAAATGAGCGATGCCAACCGCTTGCAGGTTACCTCCTACCTTGGCTCGATGTATGATCATTTTTTAACCGGGATCAGCTTGAGCAGGGGTATAAATAAAGATTCATTATTTAATTATGCCAACCAGTTCCGCATACAATTTCCGGAGGATGCGTTAAAATACAAACTGGTTGATGGCTTAAAATATAAAGACGAAATTCTGGACGAGATCAGGCAACGTACTGGAATCGAGGCTAAAAAGAATATTCATAGCGTTGAGATCAATGAATATAACCAGAACGACGGCGCCAGCGATGACGATAGTGACAAAAAAGACTCCAAAAACAAGATCGCTATTGTATATGCATCCGGCGAAATTAGTGGTGGCGATGGCGATGATAACAGCATAGGTTCTGAAAGAATATCAGAGGCTTTACGTAAAGTACGCCTTGATGATAAGGTTAAAGCCGTTGTTTTACGTGTAAACTCGCCTGGTGGCAGCTCGCTGGCATCGGATGTGATATGGCGCGAGGTAATGCTTACTAAAAAAGCAAAACCGGTTATTGTATCTATGGGTGATTATGCGGCATCGGGCGGTTACTATATCTCGTGCGCGGCAGATTCTATTATTGCTGAACCAAATACCATTACCGGCTCCATAGGCATTTTCGCCATATTACCTAACCTGCAAAAACTGTTTAATGATAAGCTGGGTATTACGTTTGATGGTGTAACTACCGGAAAATATGCTGATTTGGGTGACATTAGCAGGCCTTTAAGTCCTGACGAAAGAGCAATTTTACAAAACCAGGTTAACCGTGGTTATGACGAATTTACAAAAGCCGTTGCAGCAGGACGCCACAAAACACAAAAATATATCGACAGTATTGGGCAGGGTCGTGTGTGGACTGGTGCACAAGCCGTAAAAATTGGCCTGGTTGACCGCCTGGGGAATATTAATGACGCCATTGCATCTGCAGCAAAAATGGCTAAGTTGAAACACTATAAAATAGACACTTACCCCGACCAAAAAAGCAAGCTGAACAAAGTGGGCTCGTTATTGAACAGCGAGATAAAGATGCGCACCATAAAATCAGAACTGGGCGAAAACTATATATACTACCAGCAAATAAAGGGCGTAACCCAAATGATGCGTACCCCGCAGGCAAGGTTGCCTTATGAAATTCAGATAAAGTAAGCTATTGGTTCATGGTCGATAGTTCATAGTAAAATGATAAAAACTATGAACTATGAACAATTCTAGAAATTAAGGCACAGCTTTTGTACTTTTACACCATAATCTATTTATGGAAAATAAACCCATAGCCCGAACGCTCCGCTTATTATCGCAATTGATGGAACTACATGAGGTTAACCCGTTTAAAATACGGTCGATAGCCAATGCAGCATTTAAGGTTGATAAACTGCCATTCCCGGTTGCCGGTAAAAGCTTTGAAGAACTGGAAAAAGTTGATGGTATTGGCAAAAGTATAGCCGCCAAAATTATTGAATTACAGGATACCGGTACAATGGTGGAGCTACAGGAACTACTTACAGCTACCCCCGAAGGTGTTGTGGAGATGATGGGCATAAAAGGTATCGGCCCCAAAAAGGTAGCTATTATCTGGCATGATCTGGGCATTGAAAATACAGGTGAACTATACTATGCATGTAATGAGAACCGCCTGATTGAAGCCAAAGGCTTCGGCTTAAAAACACAGGAAGAGATCAGCAAAGCTATTGAGTTCAGGATGGCGAGCAATGGTAAATTCCTGTATGCACAGATAGAAAAAGAAGCCAATGATCTGCTGGATCAGCTAAAAAGTTTATTCCCCGGCGCGTTATTTGAATTTGGCGGAGAATTTCGCAGACTTTGCGAAATAGTTAATGAGCTGGTTATTGTATTAGGCAGCCGCGATCAAACCATTGCTTTTGATTCATTATTAAAATCAGAGATACTTAATAATATAACTGCCAACGGCAACCATATTAATGGCGAAATGCCTAATGGCCTCCTGGTTGATATAGTTTGTGTTGAAAAGCGCGACTTTTATAAAGAGTTATTCCTACAAACGGGTAATGATGAGCATGTGGAAGCGGTTATTAGCCGTATAGCAGATGTGATAGATCAGCCTGAAAGCGAGGAAATGATCTACACAAAATCAGGTCTTGAATTTATGAAGCCCGAACTGCGTGAGGGAGATACCTTTATTGCCCGGGCAAGAGATAATGCATTGCCTCAACTCATTAGTTATAACGACCTGAAAGGCACACTGCATAACCACAGTACCTGGAGCGACGGCGTGAATACCATTGAAGAAATGGCTTTATACTGCCGTGATACCTTGAAACTGGAATACTTAGGTATGTGCGATCACAGTAAAAGCGCGTTTTATGCTAAAGGATTAAGCATTGAACGGGTATTACAGCAACACGAAGAGATCGATCACCTGAATAAAAAACTGGACGGCTTTAAAATCTTCAAGGGCATTGAGTCGGATATCTTAAACGATGGTTCGCTGGATTACCCGGATGAGATCCTAAAAAAATTTGATTTTATCGTGGCATCCGTACACTCCAACCTTAAAATGGATGAAGAAAAAGCGACTACCCGCTTAATAA
Protein-coding regions in this window:
- a CDS encoding exonuclease domain-containing protein, with the protein product MYAIVDIETTGGHASANGITEIAICIHNGKKIIERYSTLVNPQRDIPIYISALTGITNDMVRDAPLFEDVAHDVYHLLNGKIFVAHNVNFDHSFVRHHLLASGYDLQCNKLCTVRLGRKILPGLPSYSLGKLCHHLGITNESRHRAAGDAEATSQLFTLLLQSDKGNHIPDALKQRSKEQVLPPHLPKNDLEQLPNMPGVYYFHDQKGKVIYVGKAKNLKKRVSSHFTGNNPGLQRQEFLRNICHITYQQCGTELIAFVLEAVEIKRLWPKYNRSLKRFEHAYALYAFEDQSGYLRLAVDKHRKYNTPLYTCNSLLEGHSLLVKLIETFDLCPKLCFIQRNTEPCTGNTKTSCACTGHESADDYNKKVNLAIDELKQALPTYAIRDEGRTGEENSCILIEKGQFYGMGYISHYFDVDNLQQLKNHLTPYPGNDYIKNMVSNYATRFPERKVVFA
- the folK gene encoding 2-amino-4-hydroxy-6-hydroxymethyldihydropteridine diphosphokinase, whose protein sequence is MIDVYLLLGSNLGDRKLFMDEAIRYIEADIAPVIKISPVYETQSWGKSDAPDYLNQVIFLKTDIPAQDVLKKILNIELILGRKREEKWGSRTIDIDILFYGSDIISEDGLQVPHPELHKRRFTLEPLSDIAPDLIHPNYNKTILQLKNELRDTLIVKKLYF
- the rho gene encoding transcription termination factor Rho, with translation MSGTIELNDKLVSELREIAKSLGIADADELRKAQLITAIVEQQNLIEAARAQQNAVANNYAPISSESTETVADAGEKSRKRVRTIKTKNSTAPRIEVPLDDTNLFDIADDEAQADEAETEAPAEVEAPVSQQGQPDDVAPKTEEIVAEARPQKFERRINSNQNNGNGQSKNQEPAINLDFDNVIINEGVLEIMPDGYGFLRSSDYNYLTSPDDIYVSQSQIKLFGLKTGDTVRGSIRPPKEGEKYFPLVRVEAINGRIPAEVRDRVPFDHLTPLFPSEKLSLFTDAGNYSTRIMDLFSPIGKGQRGLIVAQPKTGKTMLLKDVANAIAKNHPEVYLIILLIDERPEEVTDMARSVRAEVVSSTFDEPAERHVKIANIVLEKAKRMVECGHDVVILLDSITRLARAYNTVAPASGKILSGGVDANALHKPKRFFGAARNIEDGGSLTIIATALTETGSKMDEVIFEEFKGTGNMELQLDRKLSNKRIFPAIDITASSTRRDDLLLDRDTLQRIWILRNHLADMNSQESMEFLQAQIRGTKTNEEFLISMNS
- a CDS encoding Hpt domain-containing protein; translation: MPDTSPDKDIDLSTLYDIADGSNEFIVESITMFLDQVPGLLQDIGNAIAGNEWPTAAAAAHKVKANLSFFGMFYSQTLVQELEILCKSASPDPAEITAKFNQLNDMMADNLAALELVKTEKEANL
- the purS gene encoding phosphoribosylformylglycinamidine synthase subunit PurS produces the protein MIKFQAEIDVMPKKEILDPQGKAVTGSMKNLGLAEIQNIRIGKHISLEIEAPTAEIAHAKVEEACKNLLANLIMESYTFKIEAV
- the pssA gene encoding CDP-diacylglycerol--serine O-phosphatidyltransferase; protein product: MKKHLPNAITCANLFSGCVGIVFAFQGELVIASYAIFLSAIFDFFDGLASRVLQSYSGIGKDLDSLADLVSFGFLPAAILYELFLQSPQINNISPYLNFIPFAIVIFSALRLAKFNVDTRQAEIFIGLPTPANAILIASLPLTMEQHSRSSHYILNQYGLSVLVLVMCALLVAELPLMSLKFKNRDFNQNIYRYLLLLFSAILILFFKFAAVPVVILFYITLSIIQFKIAHDKVPG
- the pyrF gene encoding orotidine-5'-phosphate decarboxylase, encoding MSRQQLIDQIKQKRSFLCVGLDTDIEKIPSFLKAYPDPIFEFNKRIIDATQDLCVAYKPNSAFYEAYGVKGLQSLIATWEYLPKDCLSIIDAKRGDIGNTSDKYAKAFFDEASSGMGFDAITVTPYMGNDSVTPYLAYDNKWIIILALTSSVGSKDFQYLTTENGFLYETVIQKANTWAGADRIMYVVGATKSTEFTNIRKFAPDNFLLVPGVGAQGGSLEDVCKYGMNKDCGLLVNASRSIIYASNGEDFADAARAEALKMQQQMEVELEKAGVI
- the yidC gene encoding membrane protein insertase YidC, which encodes MDRNSFTGLFLIMLIVFGSFYLMKPSKQEIKKEQERQHIDSLKKAGKIVTPATAAKADTSKVAVKLDSAQLKGAFGPALAGTEKFITLENKDLRLKLTTHGGRIYSVELKNFKTFDGKPLILFDGTQNSFGINLAAENKNFDTNNLYFTSATSGITVADKDSGSVTLRLNYSATQYIDYIYTLNGTGYKVGFTIKPTGLDNVVANSNTLNINWTAYLKKQEKDMELERRYSTVYYKTLDDNVDYLSENKDDQKDITDGKAQWVSFKGHFFSDVILANNGFAKTNISVAIDTSDHVNTKQMKADLQLAKSADGTFPMSFYFEPNQFHMLQAEGYSLEKQINLGPGPLKYINRFATLPVFDFLKQFNWNYGLIILALTVILKLVLSPLTYKSYLSMAKMRVLKPEMDEIKAKVGEDNPTLLQQEYLKLYKKAGVNPLGGCLPLLIQMPIVFAFFRFFPSLFELRGQSFLWMHDLSTYDAVITFTRIPVIGIDHLSLMCLLMTISTLIYTYFNNQISGATGQMKYIGYITPVIFLVTLNSYPAGLNYYYFLANMLTFLQQYLIRFMVDDKKIHAQIQENKKKPEDTKKKKSGFQARMEEMMKQKQLADTKKK